In the genome of Impatiens glandulifera chromosome 6, dImpGla2.1, whole genome shotgun sequence, the window TCCACCTTCCCTGTTTTTAGACGAGCGCCGACTCCCTGGTTTATGTGACAATCGGGACGAAATCGAAAAACAAAAACGATGAAAAACAGAAACGATGTTGGTGGTCGCTAGGTTTAACAAATGCTAATTACGATCACATAAGTGATTGCAATCGTGTGAATATCGCGAACTCAGATTAGCGATCGCGCCAAAAGAATATGCAGTTCTGCGACGATCTTCATCCTCTGCAGCACTTCTTTTTCTTGAGTGATTCAATTAGGATATTTGCGAACCGTTTCTAAGCAACGacacctcttcttcttcttgagtgATTCAATTAGGATTTTGTGAACTGTTTTTAAGCTCCGACTACTGAGGTAATTTCAGACAGATGACTCAAATACAAATCTGCTTCAGCTATAAAACTCAATTTGTATACACTATTTTGCCAAGAACGAGCTCTAGTATCACTGTTATACCTTGAAATATGAGCAGtgaaaaattaatgataactTAAAATATGAGTAGTGAAATTAATGATAACTTAAAATATGAGTAGTGAAAATTAATGAAGAGAGATAGAACTCTATCGGTTAAGTGAATACAATGCGATGAGAGAACATGAATTTAgttttaactatttttcttgCAACTAGTTTATGTGTGACCGTTTCTGTTACTTTTAACGCATATTTGAGTGTTGCCGATATTTTTGTCTTTATTCAATTAACTACCACTCGTAACGTTAACATTAACTACTACTAGTAACGTTAACATTAACTACTACTAGTAACGAtaacactttaatttaattagtgatTAGTCTTAATATCATTTTCCCGTGAATCacatttttcatattcatatcaattaatttaatttttgaaacaaatagCATACCGCTTTTTTAAATTCGTAAAATTAAGagtttacaataaaaaaataattataaaaaataaaattaatattaatattattactatttatatataactaaatacaaaattaataaaaatcaattataattgttaTGTTAATAATTAGGTCATACAAAATATTCAGAAACTACAGCTCTACAATGGCGAAGGCGGGAAAGATTGCCCGCTTGCGCGAAGAAGACGACtcatagagagagaaagagagatgtCGAGCGTACTAGTTCTTGACAATGGCGCTGGCCTGATTAAGGCCGGTATTGGTGGCGAACAAGATCCAATAGCAGTAGTCCCAAACTGTCTCGGTAAGCCGCCTTCCTCAAAAAAATGGCTAATAGCCAATCAACTCCAATCATCAACAGAAGACCTAACCTCAACCGCAATCAGACGTCCTTTCGATCGAGGTTATCTAATCAATCCTGATCTACAACGTGAAGTTTGGTCTCATCTCTTTTCATCCGTTCTCAACATTACTCCTTCACTATCCTCCCTCCTCTTAGTTGAACCTCTCTTCAATCTACCTTCAATTCAACGCTCTCTCGATGAGATTATCTTCGAGGATTTCGGTTTCAGATCTCTCTTCGTTGCCGATTCTCCATCTCTCGTACACCTTTACGAATCCAATCGTCAGCCTAATAGTCTCATTTCTAGGGCACAGACTAGTCTTATCGTTGATTGCGGTTTCTCCTTTACTCATGCCGCGCCTGTTTTTCAGAACTTTACTGTTAATTACGGTGTTAAACGGCTTGATTTAGGAGGAAAAGCACTAACGAATTACTTGAAGGAACTTGTTTCGTATCGATCTATTAATGTTATGGATGAGACGTTTATTATGGATGATGTTAAAGAGAAGACGTGTTTTGTATCGCTTGATGTCGCTCGTGATTTGCAGTTCGCAAGGTACGTGAATCATGAATCACTTGATGATGGATTAAGTTTGTAATGTATAAACCCTAATTCAATTGATGCAGGAGAATTGGAAGGGATAATATATTTAAGTGTACTTATGTTCTTCCTGATGGTGTGAATCACACTAAGGGTTTTCTGAAAGATATAGATCAAGCTAAGAGATATACTTCACTAGAAGAAGAATCTTGTATGCAAATTGATGATTTGACTGTAGGAAATCAAGAAAGCAGAAAAAGAGTTGATCCATCACAAACTGTATGTAATGTGCAGCTAATTTCTATCTATATTACTAAAAATCCATTTCGAATTCGATCTTTTATATGATTATCTTCGTACTAACAGGAGTTTACCTTGACAAACGAGCGTTTTCTTGTACCCGAGATGATATTTCGTCCAGCTGATTTAGGAATGAACCAGGCTGGGCTTGCGGATTGCATTGTTCGAGCTGTTAATTCATGCCATCGATATCTTCATCCAGTACTCTATGAGAGGTATTAAGTTCGATTGAATTTTTTTGCTTGTAGAATAATCTTAATAGTTATGAAGTTGCTTTCTTTTGATCTATTGAACAGCATTGTTTTGACTGGTGGTAGCTCGTTATTTCCCCGGTTTGCTGAAAGATTGTAAGCTTTTCGAATATCTTtgtcaaatttaataaaacgcAGTTAAGTGAACTTAACTGGACGTTATCTTTATCCATGTATGTGTAGAGAACAGGAGCTTCGGCCACTTATCCCCGATAAGTATCAAGTGAAGATAACAACTCAAGAAGAGTAATGTGTTTGAGCTTTTCCCtcttatcaatataataaatccTCATttcttgaaatatatatatatatatataataattgttcTTTGCAGTCCTATATTGGGAGCATGGAGAGGAGGTTCACTATTAGCATCTAGTTCTGATTTCGAAAGAATGTGTGTGACCAAAGCCGAATACGAGGAAATGGGATCGGCTCGCTGCCGTAGACGATTCTTTCACTAACAAAAGCAAAATCCTGAAGGTATGTTTGTTATTAAAGCTTTTTAACCAATCCTAACCGTGTGTTTGGCTGCGCATTGCAAActtttgatgttaaatttaCACATTACCATAAAAGTTTTCAGCTTTTGATAAGTCAGAACCATCCATCCGCAAACTTTTGAcctatttgagttttttttttctgcaGATATAGAGAAGATAGCAGTTAGTTGTATTTAGGAATATCTTTTTCATAGTTTAGTTTGTGGTAGTAAGAGTCGGCTCCTGCTGGgaaccaaaatatttatttagaagcTGGAGATGGTGCTAGTCGGAAAAAGGCTGTGAGTCCATGCAGAGATGAATCAATTTCCTTTGGTACTGGCCGTAGTATTCCCCAACAGCAATAACTTCATCGTTGTTGGGATCCAGGCCAGGCAAGACAAACAATTTTCCTTTTGTGGTGTTTGCTTCTTCCATGAAGTCTAAGCTGGCAATAAAATCTGCATAGATTTCGTGGCAAGCAAGCATGAACATTGCTGCTGTATCCGGTTGCTGAGCATCCCTAAGTGCCATTAATGCGTCTTGCAATGAACCCGCTGCTACATACAATATCAATGCCCTGCATTCTCAAAATTGGTATTTATTTTATGGgccatttctttctttttttaatgctttttaagttattattatatacatcaTACATACATACCTCCATATGTTATGTTCAGCGTGTAGGACATGACCTGCCCATCTATGCAACACCCTGACCAATATAACATAATAA includes:
- the LOC124941859 gene encoding actin-related protein 6, producing the protein MSSVLVLDNGAGLIKAGIGGEQDPIAVVPNCLGKPPSSKKWLIANQLQSSTEDLTSTAIRRPFDRGYLINPDLQREVWSHLFSSVLNITPSLSSLLLVEPLFNLPSIQRSLDEIIFEDFGFRSLFVADSPSLVHLYESNRQPNSLISRAQTSLIVDCGFSFTHAAPVFQNFTVNYGVKRLDLGGKALTNYLKELVSYRSINVMDETFIMDDVKEKTCFVSLDVARDLQFARRIGRDNIFKCTYVLPDGVNHTKGFLKDIDQAKRYTSLEEESCMQIDDLTVGNQESRKRVDPSQTEFTLTNERFLVPEMIFRPADLGMNQAGLADCIVRAVNSCHRYLHPVLYESIVLTGGSSLFPRFAERLEQELRPLIPDKYQVKITTQEDPILGAWRGGSLLASSSDFERMCVTKAEYEEMGSARCRRRFFH